Proteins from one Bactrocera neohumeralis isolate Rockhampton chromosome 3, APGP_CSIRO_Bneo_wtdbg2-racon-allhic-juicebox.fasta_v2, whole genome shotgun sequence genomic window:
- the LOC126752859 gene encoding KAT8 regulatory NSL complex subunit 2-like, whose protein sequence is MATSCSHLRQRQFLRFGGSLQELREQLHQEIENKAKSCSNPTYECSLPRADGSEYCIQHILRDPRGNYRQCTFIYSNGRKCLNALQKHDIKKDPEMTTLCFEHNRQAQLRKTHTTVGKLKRTDTNEALLHSLSNHINLDDKQFERSNSEQDEEIDVVTPHVTPFVAHDQINNLGTVLSKLQKRRRILEYASDSSSDYDEPPNIKNTARNFELNESDDDSDNSLAEDLLKHAGIYTREEAVRISEAKLTKLQGLYIDQINHLHHVLKERRRHYLTALRKEREMLCSIHDQLKESPKERVLYKQLKALSSYHRRNGVEAVLYKKFKEKRAKATDAPAGHKGPNFNKCVFTEGGVKCGERAMPCCKYCRKHILEDKRQILFRACEVERSGVVCQETIPCIFDNASTCVLHLTVPTRRQYVQKKYESETEEDAEDKPENLKDKTLSVDVAKSNTFAGLQSENSSATSPGRNITISHDINVTASTSEGIK, encoded by the exons ATGGCTACAAGTTGCTCGCATTTGCGTCAACGTCAATTTCTACGTTTTGGCGGCAGCTTGCAAGAACTACGTGAGCAATTGCAtcaagaaattgaaaataaagccAAATCTTGCTCAAATCCAACATATGAATGCTCGCTACCCCGTGCCGATGGCAGTGAATATTGTATACAACACATATTGCGCGATCCCCGTGGAAATTATCGCCAATGCACTTTTATATATTCCAATGGGCGCAAGTGTCTAAATGCACTACAGAAACATGATATTAAAAAGGATCCTGAAATGACAACACTTTGTTTTGAACATAATCGTCAGGCACAGCTACGCAAAACTCATACCACTGTGGGCAAGTTAAAACGCACCGATACCAATGAGGCATTATTACATAGCTTGAGTAATCACATCAATTTGGATGATAAACAATTTGAACGCAGTAATAGTGAGCAAGATGAGGAAATTGATGTCGTTACACCTCATGTCACGCCATttg TTGCACATGATCAGATAAACAACTTAGGTACTGTATTGTCGAAATTGCAAAAGAGGCGACGCATTTTGGAGTATGCCTCAGATAGTTCCAGTGACTACGACGAGCCGCCCAACATCAAGAACACAGCACGCAATTTCGAACTGAATGAATCAGACGACGATAGCGATAATTCGCTCGCAGAAGATTTACTGAA ACATGCTGGTATTTATACACGTGAAGAGGCCGTACGCATATCAGAAGCTAAACTGACAAAGCTACAAGGTCTATACATTGACCAAATCAATCATCTACATCATGTACTTAAAGAACGTCGCCGTCACTATTTAACCGCTTTACGCAAAGAACGTGAAATGCTTT GTAGTATTCACGATCAGCTAAAGGAATCGCCAAAGGAACGTGTACTTTATAAACAACTCAAAGCGTTAAGTTCATATCATCGCCGCAACGGTGTAGAGGCTGTGCTATATAAGAAGTTCAAAGAAAAGCGCGCCAAGGCGACGGATGCACCGGCTGGACACAAAGGTcccaattttaataaatgtgtTTTCACCGAAGGTGGTGTAAAATGTGGTGAGCGTGCAATGCCTTGTTGTAAATATTGTCGTAAACATATTTTGGAAGATAAAAGACAGATACTATTCCGCGCGTGTGAAGTGGAACGGAGTGGCGTAGTGTGCCAGGAAACAATACCATGTATTTTTGATAATGCATCGACGTGTGTCTTGCATCTAACAGTTCCGACACGTCGTCAATATGTGCAAAAG AAATACGAATCAGAAACAGAGGAGGATGCTGAAGATAAgccagaaaatttgaaagataaAACCTTGTCTGTAGACGTTGCAAAATCAAACACATTTGCGGGCTTGCAGTCAGAAAACTCTTCTGCCACTTCTCCGGGAAGAAATATTACAATCTCACATGACATAAACGTCACAGCTTCAACATCAGAGgggattaaataa
- the LOC126752861 gene encoding MTRF1L release factor glutamine methyltransferase, translating into MLKLVAQQLRQQMRQVSRVSTINYTKATSGTDLSRQQQQSTQSPTIEVNKALEGWPEKLRKAGVGDIDFNLKCLVAHVLGRKFNTVKGYNDLVFTENQLEEFERFCEARCARMPLQYIIGEWDFMDLTLKTSPSVFIPRPETEEFVSKVIEVYRDVKGPINMLEVGCGSGAMSLAILHALPNVRSTAIERGKAATELSRENAKLLGLDDRFTVYHHTMEVDNYLPPELGNEVYDLIIGNPPYVKSEEFPLLQPEVVCYENLNALDGGPDGLRVARLVFNLACEHLRPGGKMWLELGEDHPPLVQTIMDTQYEGRLRYIAGYKDQYKRNRFVEIEKEPAKTA; encoded by the exons atgttaAAACTGGTGGCGCAGCAGCTGCGTCAACAAATGCGGCAAGTGTCTCGTGTAAGTACCATCAATTACACCAAAGCCACCAGTGGAACTGATTTGtcgcgacaacaacaacaatccacACAGTCGCCCACAATTGAGGTAAATAAAGCGCTTGAAGGTTGGCCCGAAAAACTACGTAAGGCTGGCGTTGGagatattgattttaatttaaaatgtttggtaGCGCATGTGCTTGGAAGGAAATTC AACACGGTTAAAGGTTATAATGACCTAGTTTTCACTGAAAATCAGTTGGAAGAATTTGAACGTTTTTGTGAAGCACGTTGTGCTCGTATGCCACTCCAGTATATAATAGGCGAATGGGACTTTATGGATTTGACATTAAAAACCTCGCCTTCCGTGTTCATTCCACGACCGGAAACGGAGGAGTTCGTTTCCAAAGTGATTGAAGTGTATCGTGATGTTAAAGGACCCATCAACATGTTAGAGGTTGGTTGCGGTTCCGGTGCTATGTCATTAGCGATTCTACATGCTTTACCCAATGTACGCAGTACAGCTATAGAACGCGGCAAAGCTGCAACAGAGCTGTCTAGAGAAAATGCCAAGTTGCTTGGTTTAGACGATCGTTTTACTGTCTATCATCACACTATGGAAGTAGATAATTATCTACCGCCAGAGTTGGGTAACGAAGTTTACGACTTAATAATTGGTAATCCGCCATATGTAAAATCGGAAGAGTTCCCCTTATTGCAGCCGGAAGTCGTTTG TTATGAAAATTTGAATGCGCTCGATGGTGGTCCAGACGGTTTACGTGTAGCACGTTTGGTTTTCAATTTAGCCTGTGAACATTTGCGTCCCGGCGGCAAGATGTGGCTCGAGTTGGGGGAGGACCATCCACCTTTGGTACAAACTATTATGGACACGCAGTATGAGGGACGTTTACGTTACATTGCTGGCTATAAAGATCAATATAAACGCAATCGATTTGTCGAAATCGAGAAAGAGCCAGCCAAAACTGCTTAA
- the LOC126752862 gene encoding myristoylated alanine-rich C-kinase substrate: MADVVEKNETPVVEKVAADEVEKEAQKEKEVVEEAAAPAAENGSADSATAKENGDAEEVAAESTTETPKEASAEAEAVAPAEENGKDEEAESEATDAAPAEAVKRKVAEEESKTEDSTAATPEKKAKLDEPVKEDNQNGSEASEVAA, from the exons ATGGCCGATGTTGTTGAAAAGAA cGAAACTCCAGTTGTCGAGAAAGTCGCCGCTGATGAAGTAGAAAAAGAAgcacaaaaagaaaaagaggTGGTTGAAGAAGCAGCAGCACCAGCCGCCGAAAATGGTAGCGCTGACAGTGCAACCGCCAAGGAAAACGGTGATGCTGAGGAAGTAGCTGCTGAATCTACAACCGAAACTCCAAAAGAAGCGTCTGCCGAGGCTGAAGCTGTCGCTCCTGCAGAAGAAAATGGCAAAGATGAGGAAGCGGAGAGCGAAGCAACTG ATGCAGCACCCGCCGAAGCTGTTAAGAGAAAAGTAGCCGAAGAAGAATCAAAAACAGAAGATTCCACTGCAGCAACACCAGAGAAAAAAGCTAAGCTGGACGAACCTGTCAAAGAAGACAACCAAAACGGTTCCGAAGCATCAGAAGTTGCGGCTTAA